From a single Oceaniferula flava genomic region:
- a CDS encoding sigma-70 family RNA polymerase sigma factor: MMPASPTPSSPSSSPKDELWASDEVRSSLLRFVLSRVRDPHVAEDLTQEILLKAFEKINHLKDPQRRRPWLYQIARNTIADYFRGAQKSATFLDDGAADDSLASLVHADGKNYFPEILSAFLREVVEGLPPIYRDALCFTDCQGHSQVELAKNAGISVSGAKSRVQRARAAVRDAVERCCLLETDRYGGVVEVEPRPGYCA, encoded by the coding sequence ATGATGCCTGCGAGCCCTACGCCATCCTCACCCAGCTCATCGCCGAAGGATGAGCTCTGGGCCAGTGACGAAGTCCGTTCATCCCTGCTGCGCTTTGTGCTAAGTCGGGTGCGCGACCCCCATGTGGCGGAGGATTTGACCCAGGAAATCCTCCTCAAGGCCTTCGAGAAAATCAATCACCTGAAGGACCCGCAACGTCGACGCCCCTGGCTCTATCAGATCGCCCGCAATACCATCGCCGATTACTTTCGGGGGGCTCAGAAATCCGCAACCTTTCTGGATGACGGCGCGGCGGACGACTCCTTGGCCTCTCTGGTTCACGCCGATGGCAAAAATTATTTCCCCGAGATCCTGAGCGCATTTCTACGCGAGGTGGTCGAGGGCTTACCGCCGATCTACCGCGATGCGCTGTGCTTTACCGACTGCCAAGGTCACTCCCAGGTGGAGCTCGCCAAGAATGCCGGCATCTCGGTGTCGGGAGCCAAGTCGCGGGTGCAGCGGGCGCGGGCGGCGGTGCGGGATGCAGTCGAGCGCTGCTGTCTGCTAGAGACCGATCGCTATGGCGGCGTAGTGGAGGTGGAGCCTCGCCCCGGCTATTGCGCCTAA
- a CDS encoding FAD-dependent oxidoreductase: protein MNNNTELSEPLPVAVIGAGPIGLAAAAHLLERGESVVVFEAGASIAHSVSQWAHVRMFSPWKFNIDSAARRLLQQSDWSEPDPEHLPTGGELIADYLTPLAQVPAMAKCLRFDSKVLAISRRGLDKVRTRGRADRAFTLRIEQNGELEERAFKSVIDASGTWNQPNPMGSNGLHPIGEEQVRDLIDYGIPDIRGCAREKYQNRSVLVVGSGHSSFTGVLDLLEVKKEAPATQIIWVMRKACLDQVFGGGANDALPARGEMGLRAKAAVDRGDVELITPFEIQQLAAQGDQQIQVSGSGPDGERSFTVDRAIVKTGFRPNLAMLREIRVEIDPALESVRALAPLIDPNEHSCGSVPPHGARELTHPESGFYIVGMKSYGRAPTFLLATGHEQVRSVVAEIAGDHEAAANVELELPETGVCSQDAAPSCSAEPAPTSCCSAEPAADEGETSACCR, encoded by the coding sequence ATGAACAATAACACAGAACTATCAGAACCCTTGCCGGTCGCCGTCATCGGAGCCGGCCCCATCGGCTTAGCCGCCGCCGCTCATTTGTTAGAACGTGGAGAATCCGTCGTTGTTTTTGAAGCGGGGGCATCCATTGCCCACTCGGTGAGCCAGTGGGCCCATGTGCGGATGTTTTCGCCTTGGAAATTCAACATCGACTCCGCCGCTCGACGCTTGCTGCAGCAGAGCGATTGGTCAGAGCCCGATCCTGAACACCTCCCCACTGGCGGAGAACTGATCGCGGACTACCTAACGCCACTGGCGCAAGTCCCCGCCATGGCCAAGTGCCTTCGCTTTGACAGCAAGGTTCTGGCAATTTCACGCCGCGGTCTCGACAAGGTGCGCACCCGTGGCCGCGCCGACCGAGCCTTCACACTCCGGATTGAGCAGAACGGTGAGCTGGAAGAACGAGCATTCAAGTCGGTGATCGATGCCAGCGGCACCTGGAACCAACCGAATCCAATGGGCTCGAACGGACTGCACCCGATTGGTGAAGAGCAGGTGCGTGACCTCATCGATTACGGCATCCCGGACATCCGTGGCTGCGCCAGAGAAAAATATCAAAACCGCAGCGTGCTCGTTGTTGGCAGTGGCCACTCGTCGTTCACCGGCGTGCTTGACTTGTTAGAAGTGAAGAAAGAAGCTCCCGCGACCCAAATCATCTGGGTGATGCGCAAAGCCTGCCTCGATCAGGTCTTCGGCGGAGGAGCGAACGACGCCCTACCGGCGCGTGGCGAGATGGGTCTCCGGGCGAAGGCTGCCGTGGACCGTGGCGACGTCGAATTAATCACCCCCTTCGAGATTCAGCAGCTGGCGGCTCAGGGCGATCAGCAAATCCAAGTTTCCGGCAGCGGACCGGACGGTGAGCGATCGTTCACCGTGGATCGCGCCATTGTCAAAACCGGCTTCCGTCCCAACCTCGCAATGCTGCGCGAGATCCGCGTCGAGATCGATCCCGCGCTCGAATCCGTGCGTGCACTCGCCCCCCTGATTGATCCCAACGAACACAGCTGCGGCAGCGTGCCACCACACGGCGCACGCGAACTCACCCATCCTGAATCCGGTTTCTATATCGTGGGCATGAAAAGTTACGGTCGGGCACCCACTTTCCTCCTGGCCACCGGCCATGAGCAAGTGCGCTCCGTGGTGGCTGAGATTGCTGGCGACCACGAAGCCGCCGCGAACGTGGAGCTCGAACTACCAGAAACCGGAGTCTGCAGCCAGGACGCTGCGCCCAGCTGTAGCGCCGAGCCAGCCCCCACCTCCTGCTGCTCCGCCGAGCCGGCCGCTGACGAAGGTGAGACCTCCGCCTGCTGCCGATGA